In Castanea sativa cultivar Marrone di Chiusa Pesio chromosome 6, ASM4071231v1, a single window of DNA contains:
- the LOC142639623 gene encoding uncharacterized protein LOC142639623, giving the protein MHIARSGNTHADSLATLATSSAQGLPQVILVEDLLKPARMAVDVVRIHQVRFGPSWMDPIVSFLKSDVLPKERFEADKVRRKAPRFWLSEDQKLYKRSFSGPYLLCIHPEATKSLLEELHEGIRGSYMGGSLIVKLSESIVVT; this is encoded by the exons ATGCATATAGCTAGGAGTGGGAACACACATGCTGATTCATTAGCCACACTTGCAACATCTTCGGCTCAAGGTTTGCCCCAAGTCATTCTCGTTGAAGATTTGTTGAAACCTGCTCGGATGGCTGTTGATGTTGTCCGTATTCATCAAGTTAGGttcggacctagttggatggaccccatAGTATCCTTTCTTAAGAGCGATGTCCTGCCCAAGGAAAGATTTGAGGCAGATAAAGTTCGCAGAAAAGCGCCCCGATTCTGGTTGTCTGAGGAtcagaagttgtataaacgctccttttctGGGCCATACTTGCTGTGTATACACCCTGAAGCAACGAAgtcacttttggaagaattgcatgaagggattcgTGGAAGTTATatgggaggaag tttgatagtaaagctttcagaaAGCATTGTTGTGACCTAG
- the LOC142641764 gene encoding dirigent protein 22-like has translation MAASFVPKMHTNLFLVLVLATATFLAKASDLKETKLSMYLQDISDVGNPNVTVIPVAGIAGKAWTVTQFGTIFVTDDYITETADPKSPGVGRAQGMYVTAGLDGLNSHVMISIVFTNKEYNGSTIQIQGISQQFVPGTEVAVVAGTGKFRFARGYATFETYFLDIPTQYSVIRFNVTVQHH, from the coding sequence ATGGCAGCAAGCTTTGTACCGAAAATGCATACAAATTTATTCTTGGTGCTGGTCCTAGCCACAGCCACATTTTTAGCCAAAGCTTCTGACCTTAAAGAAACCAAGCTATCAATGTACTTGCAAGACATCTCAGATGTAGGCAACCCCAATGTCACAGTGATCCCAGTTGCAGGAATTGCTGGCAAGGCTTGGACAGTCACCCAATTCGGCACCATATTTGTCACTGATGACTATATCACTGAAACCGCAGATCCAAAGTCGCCCGGAGTTGGCCGTGCCCAAGGCATGTACGTGACAGCGGGATTGGATGGGTTGAATTCACATGTTATGATATCAATTGTGTTCACAAATAAAGAGTACAACGGAAGCACCATACAAATTCAAGGTATTAGCCAGCAATTTGTGCCTGGTACGGAGGTTGCAGTGGTGGCTGGGACTGGGAAATTCCGGTTTGCTAGGGGGTATGCTACTTTTGAGACATATTTCTTAGACATTCCTACCCAATACTCAGTTATCCGGTTCAATGTCACCGTGCAGCATCACTAG
- the LOC142639236 gene encoding dirigent protein 22-like: protein MATNLVPKRLKNLFLVLVLANITYLAKATEPKKTTLSLYFHDTPDRCDFNVKAIPVTRIAGKAWNVPKTGTVIVTEDLITKTSGQNSAEVGRAKGMYVTAGSNGLDSQVSISIEFTDEGYKGSTIEIQGISNQFMPGAEVSVVGGTGKFRFARGYATFATHHLDIPNRYAIIRCDITVQLHCC from the coding sequence ATGGCAACAAACTTAGTACCAAAAAGACTTAAAAATTTGTTCTTGGTATTGGTTCTAGCCAATATCACATATTTAGCCAAAGCTACCGAACCTAAAAAAACCACGCTATCCTTATACTTTCATGACACCCCAGACCGGTGTGACTTCAATGTCAAGGCGATCCCAGTTACACGTATTGCTGGCAAGGCTTGGAATGTCCCCAAAACTGGCACTGTCATTGTCACGGAGGACCTTATCACCAAAACCTCAGGTCAGAACTCAGCTGAAGTTGGCCGTGCCAAAGGCATGTACGTGACAGCAGGGTCGAATGGGTTGGATTCACAAGTTTCAATATCAATAGAGTTCACAGATGAAGGGTACAAAGGAAGCACCATAGAGATACAAGGTATTAGCAACCAATTCATGCCTGGTGCAGAGGTTTCAGTGGTGGGCGGCACTGGGAAATTCCGGTTTGCTAGGGGCTACGCTACTTTTGCAACGCATCACTTGGACATTCCTAACCGTTATGCTATTATTCGGTGCGACATCACAGTGCAACTACATTGTTGTTGA